The proteins below are encoded in one region of Pseudomonas putida NBRC 14164:
- a CDS encoding sulfurtransferase, producing MPLAQLITPQQLAERLGSPKLVILDCRFALEDVDYGQRSYAQGHIAGAHFADLDRDLSGPVSKGRTGRHPLPDAHRLVERLREWGLDNDSEVVLYDDGPGAFAARAWWLLAWLGKRNGVAILDGGLKAWHAAHLPLSLDSPSKREGTFSGEPDAKLLIDAEHLGKRLGSTDLTLIDARALPRFRGEVEPIDPVAGHIPGAQCAAFNDNLGADGRFLPVDQLKQRFAEKLAGRAPEQLVSYCGSGVTACHNLFAMALAGYPLGKLYAGSWSEWINNPQHAVATGE from the coding sequence ATGCCCCTTGCGCAATTGATCACCCCGCAGCAGTTGGCCGAGCGTCTGGGCTCGCCCAAGTTGGTGATCCTCGACTGTCGCTTTGCCCTCGAGGATGTGGACTATGGCCAACGCAGCTATGCCCAGGGGCATATTGCCGGGGCGCATTTTGCCGACCTGGACCGCGACCTCAGCGGGCCGGTGAGCAAGGGGCGCACCGGGCGCCATCCACTGCCCGATGCGCACCGGCTGGTGGAGCGCCTGCGCGAGTGGGGCCTGGACAACGACAGCGAGGTGGTGCTGTACGACGACGGCCCTGGCGCCTTTGCCGCCCGGGCCTGGTGGCTGCTGGCCTGGCTTGGCAAGCGCAACGGCGTGGCGATCCTCGATGGTGGCCTGAAGGCTTGGCATGCGGCACACCTGCCGTTGAGCCTGGACTCACCGTCCAAACGCGAAGGCACCTTCAGTGGTGAGCCCGATGCCAAGTTGCTGATCGATGCCGAGCACCTGGGCAAGCGCCTGGGCAGCACTGACCTGACCTTGATCGATGCGCGTGCCTTGCCGCGTTTTCGCGGTGAAGTAGAGCCGATCGACCCGGTGGCGGGGCATATTCCCGGGGCCCAGTGCGCGGCGTTTAACGACAACCTGGGGGCTGATGGGCGCTTCTTGCCTGTGGATCAACTCAAGCAGCGCTTTGCCGAAAAGCTGGCCGGGCGGGCACCGGAGCAGTTGGTGTCTTACTGCGGGTCTGGGGTGACGGCTTGCCATAACCTGTTTGCGATGGCACTGGCGGGGTACCCGCTGGGCAAGCTGTACGCCGGGTCGTGGAGCGAGTGGATCAACAACCCGCAGCATGCGGTAGCTACCGGCGAGTAA
- a CDS encoding TetR/AcrR family transcriptional regulator, whose translation MAPRMKTRERIVQNSLELFNQQGERSVSTNHIAAHMEISPGNLYYHFPNKQAIIALLFSQYEELVDSFLRPPQGRQATVEDKRFYLKALLAAMWNYRFLHRDLEHLLDSDAELAARYRRFSERCLRQGQAIYRGFVEAGILTMAPAQIESLTINAWIVLTSWVRFLSTTREHSAHLGEEAFKRGVYQVLVLELGYVTDRARSAVDALCQEFHVPFNQALEH comes from the coding sequence ATGGCCCCGCGCATGAAGACCCGAGAGCGCATCGTGCAGAACAGCCTGGAGCTGTTCAACCAGCAGGGCGAACGCAGCGTCAGTACCAACCACATTGCCGCGCACATGGAAATCTCGCCCGGCAACCTGTATTACCACTTCCCCAACAAGCAGGCGATCATTGCCCTGTTGTTCAGCCAGTATGAAGAACTGGTAGACAGCTTCCTGCGCCCGCCGCAAGGCCGCCAGGCAACCGTGGAGGACAAGCGCTTCTACCTCAAGGCCTTGCTGGCAGCGATGTGGAACTACCGCTTCCTGCACCGTGACCTGGAGCACCTGCTGGACAGCGACGCGGAGCTGGCCGCCCGTTACCGGCGTTTTTCCGAGCGCTGCCTGCGCCAAGGCCAGGCGATCTACCGCGGCTTTGTCGAGGCGGGCATCCTGACCATGGCGCCGGCGCAGATCGAATCGCTGACCATCAATGCCTGGATCGTGCTGACGTCCTGGGTCCGTTTCCTCAGCACTACGCGTGAACATTCCGCGCACTTGGGTGAAGAAGCCTTCAAGCGGGGCGTCTACCAGGTACTGGTGCTGGAACTCGGCTACGTCACCGACCGTGCGCGCAGTGCTGTGGACGCCCTGTGCCAGGAATTCCATGTACCGTTCAACCAGGCTCTGGAACATTGA
- a CDS encoding coniferyl aldehyde dehydrogenase — translation MNAPSALTPVQSDLDLAAMFAAQRQAFAGNPLPPAAQRLQWLRTLREALLANQAGLIEAISEDFSGRSADETLLAELLPSVQGLRHAERHLHRWMRASRRRVGLAFQPASAQVRYQPLGVVGIIVPWNYPLFLAIGPLTCALAAGNRVMLKLSEATPASAQALKQLLEQVFPSDLVSVVLGEVAVGQAFARLPFDHLLFTGATSVGRQVMLAAAQNLTPVTLELGGKSPAIVSADVPLDSAAERIAFGKTLNAGQTCVAPDYVLVPRERLAAFSDAYQRAVRRLYPRIADNPDYTAIINPRQLQRLQHLLDDAHSKGAQVLDLYPGETRQGRRLPPHLLLDVNDSMQVMQDEIFGPLLPLVPYDSLDQALAYINQRPRPLALYYFGYDRAGQEHVLRHTHSGGVCLNDTLLHVAQDDLPFGGIGPSGMGHYHGHDGFLTFSKAKAVLAKQRFNAARLIYPPYGKALQRLVYKLFIR, via the coding sequence ATGAACGCGCCCAGTGCCTTGACCCCTGTGCAATCCGACCTCGACCTTGCTGCGATGTTCGCTGCCCAGCGCCAGGCCTTCGCCGGTAACCCCCTGCCGCCCGCGGCCCAGCGACTGCAATGGCTGAGAACCCTGCGCGAAGCCTTGCTGGCCAACCAGGCTGGGCTGATCGAGGCCATCAGCGAGGATTTTTCCGGGCGCAGCGCCGACGAGACCCTGCTGGCCGAGCTGCTGCCCTCGGTACAGGGCCTGCGCCACGCCGAAAGGCACCTGCATCGCTGGATGCGCGCCAGCCGGCGACGGGTCGGTCTGGCCTTCCAGCCGGCCAGCGCGCAGGTGCGTTATCAGCCGCTGGGGGTGGTGGGCATCATCGTGCCGTGGAACTACCCGCTGTTTCTCGCCATCGGCCCGCTGACCTGCGCCCTGGCCGCCGGCAACCGGGTCATGCTCAAGCTCAGCGAAGCCACGCCCGCCAGCGCCCAGGCCTTGAAACAACTCTTGGAGCAGGTGTTTCCCTCCGATCTGGTCAGCGTGGTGCTGGGTGAGGTAGCGGTGGGCCAGGCCTTCGCCCGCTTGCCCTTCGACCACCTGCTGTTCACCGGTGCCACCAGCGTGGGCCGACAGGTCATGCTGGCGGCGGCGCAGAACCTGACCCCGGTTACCCTGGAGCTGGGCGGCAAGTCACCGGCCATCGTGTCGGCCGACGTGCCACTGGACAGCGCTGCCGAGCGCATCGCCTTCGGCAAGACCCTCAACGCCGGGCAAACCTGCGTCGCCCCCGACTATGTGCTGGTGCCGCGCGAACGGCTGGCGGCCTTCAGCGACGCCTACCAGCGCGCCGTGCGCCGCCTGTACCCGCGCATTGCCGACAACCCCGACTACACCGCCATCATTAATCCCCGCCAGCTGCAGCGCTTGCAGCACCTGCTGGACGATGCCCACAGCAAAGGTGCGCAGGTGCTTGACCTGTACCCAGGCGAAACCCGCCAGGGCCGGCGCCTGCCACCGCACCTGCTGCTGGACGTGAACGACAGCATGCAGGTGATGCAGGACGAAATCTTCGGCCCGCTGCTACCGCTGGTGCCCTACGACAGCCTCGACCAGGCGCTGGCCTACATCAACCAGCGCCCGCGCCCGCTGGCGCTGTACTACTTCGGTTATGACCGGGCCGGCCAGGAGCATGTGCTGCGCCACACCCACTCCGGCGGGGTATGCCTGAACGACACCCTGCTGCATGTGGCCCAGGACGACCTGCCCTTCGGCGGCATCGGCCCTTCGGGCATGGGCCACTACCATGGCCACGACGGTTTTCTGACCTTCAGCAAGGCCAAGGCCGTACTTGCCAAGCAACGTTTCAACGCCGCACGGCTGATCTACCCGCCTTATGGCAAAGCCTTGCAGCGCTTGGTCTACAAGCTGTTCATCCGCTGA
- a CDS encoding GMC family oxidoreductase, with protein MPVPDPFRQGLERGWITHDASRLAQDLALEADVAVIGSGAGGATSAQMLSAAGFKVLLIEEGPLKTSNDFHLLESEAYASLYQEGLGRMSKDGAITILQGRAVGGTTLVNWTSSFRTPPQTLVHWASAHGVTGLGEDELRPWFERMEQELGITPWALPPNANNDVLRRGCEQLGYRWAVIPRNVRGCWNLGYCGMGCPVNAKQSMLVTRIPATLEQGGELLYLARAERFTHNGERIQGLTCQALDAQGVHPTGRQVSVRARHYLLAGGGINSPALLLRSAAPDPHGRLGKRTFLHLVNFSAARFTDRIDPYYGAPQSIYSDHFQWQGGTDGPVGYKLEVPPLHPALASTLLGGHGHENARRMAELPHTHVMLALLRDGFHPESQGGAVELRGDGSPVLDYTVTDYLRDGLRRAYRSMAQIQFAAGAMQVTPVHSDASAASSLEQALGMIDALRLEPFRARLGSAHVMGGCALGEDPRQAVCDSLGRHHQLENLSVHDGSLFPTSIGANPQLSVYAISAKLTEALIGRLAHSA; from the coding sequence ATGCCTGTCCCCGACCCGTTTCGCCAAGGCCTCGAACGCGGCTGGATCACCCATGACGCTTCGCGTCTGGCGCAGGACCTTGCCCTGGAGGCCGACGTTGCCGTGATCGGCAGCGGCGCCGGCGGTGCCACCAGCGCGCAGATGCTCAGCGCCGCAGGCTTCAAGGTGCTGCTGATCGAAGAAGGCCCGCTCAAGACCAGCAACGATTTCCACCTGCTGGAGAGCGAAGCCTACGCCAGCCTGTATCAGGAAGGCTTGGGGCGCATGAGCAAGGATGGCGCCATCACCATCCTGCAGGGCCGCGCCGTGGGCGGCACTACGCTGGTGAACTGGACCTCGAGCTTTCGCACCCCTCCCCAGACCCTGGTCCACTGGGCTTCAGCCCACGGCGTGACTGGGCTGGGTGAAGATGAGCTGCGGCCCTGGTTCGAACGCATGGAGCAGGAACTGGGCATTACCCCCTGGGCCCTGCCGCCGAATGCCAACAACGACGTGCTACGCCGGGGCTGTGAGCAGCTGGGCTACCGCTGGGCGGTGATCCCGCGCAACGTGCGTGGCTGCTGGAACCTGGGCTACTGCGGCATGGGCTGCCCGGTGAATGCCAAACAATCGATGCTGGTGACGCGCATTCCCGCCACCCTCGAACAAGGCGGCGAACTGCTGTACCTGGCCCGGGCCGAGCGCTTCACGCACAACGGCGAGCGCATCCAGGGCCTGACCTGCCAGGCCCTGGATGCCCAAGGCGTACATCCCACCGGCAGGCAGGTCAGCGTACGCGCACGCCATTACCTCTTGGCTGGCGGCGGCATCAACAGCCCGGCCCTGCTGTTGCGCTCCGCCGCGCCCGACCCACATGGCCGCCTGGGCAAACGCACGTTCCTGCACTTGGTGAACTTCAGCGCAGCGCGTTTCACAGACCGTATCGACCCCTACTACGGCGCCCCGCAGTCCATCTACAGCGACCACTTCCAGTGGCAAGGCGGCACAGATGGCCCAGTCGGCTACAAACTGGAAGTGCCACCGCTGCACCCTGCGCTGGCCAGCACCCTGCTGGGTGGGCACGGCCACGAAAATGCACGGCGCATGGCCGAGCTGCCGCACACCCATGTGATGCTCGCGCTGCTGCGCGACGGTTTCCACCCCGAGAGCCAGGGTGGCGCCGTGGAGCTGCGTGGCGACGGTTCACCGGTGCTCGATTACACGGTCACCGACTACCTGCGCGACGGCTTGCGTCGCGCCTACCGCAGCATGGCGCAGATCCAGTTCGCGGCCGGGGCCATGCAGGTGACCCCCGTGCACAGCGACGCCAGCGCTGCTTCCAGCCTGGAACAGGCGCTGGGCATGATCGACGCCTTGCGCCTGGAGCCCTTCAGGGCGCGCCTGGGCAGCGCTCATGTGATGGGTGGCTGTGCGTTGGGCGAAGACCCGCGTCAGGCCGTGTGCGACAGCCTGGGCCGCCATCACCAGCTGGAAAACCTGTCGGTGCACGACGGCTCGCTGTTCCCCACCAGCATCGGCGCCAACCCGCAACTGTCGGTGTATGCCATCAGCGCCAAGCTCACCGAAGCCCTGATTGGCCGCCTGGCACACAGCGCATGA
- the coaD gene encoding pantetheine-phosphate adenylyltransferase: MNRVLYPGTFDPITKGHGDLVERASRLFDHVIIAVAASPKKNPLFPLEQRVALAREVTKHLPNVEVIGFSSLLAHFAKEQGANVFLRGLRAVSDFEYEFQLANMNRQLAPDVESLFLTPSERYSFISSTLVREIAALGGDISKFVHPVVADALTERFKK, encoded by the coding sequence ATGAACCGAGTGTTGTACCCGGGTACTTTCGACCCCATTACCAAAGGCCATGGAGACCTGGTCGAGCGCGCCTCGCGCTTGTTCGACCACGTGATCATCGCGGTGGCGGCCAGCCCGAAGAAAAACCCCCTGTTCCCCCTGGAGCAGCGGGTGGCGCTAGCCCGTGAGGTCACCAAGCACCTGCCGAATGTCGAAGTCATCGGCTTCTCCTCCCTGTTGGCGCATTTCGCCAAGGAACAGGGCGCCAACGTCTTCCTGCGTGGCCTGCGTGCGGTGTCCGACTTCGAGTACGAGTTCCAGCTGGCGAACATGAACCGGCAACTGGCCCCCGATGTCGAGAGCCTGTTCCTGACGCCTTCGGAACGTTATTCGTTCATTTCCTCGACTTTGGTCCGGGAAATCGCCGCTCTGGGCGGTGATATCAGCAAATTCGTCCATCCGGTGGTGGCCGACGCGCTGACTGAACGCTTCAAGAAATAA
- a CDS encoding YfhL family 4Fe-4S dicluster ferredoxin, translating into MSLIITDDCINCDVCEPECPNEAISQGEEIYVIDPNLCTQCVGHYDEPQCQQVCPVDCIPLDEAHPESEEQLMAKYRRITGKD; encoded by the coding sequence ATGTCCCTGATCATCACCGACGATTGCATCAACTGCGACGTCTGCGAACCCGAGTGCCCGAACGAGGCCATCTCCCAAGGCGAAGAGATCTACGTGATCGACCCTAACCTGTGCACCCAGTGCGTGGGCCACTACGACGAGCCGCAGTGCCAACAGGTCTGCCCGGTCGACTGCATCCCGCTGGATGAGGCACACCCGGAGTCCGAAGAACAGCTGATGGCCAAGTACCGCCGCATTACCGGCAAGGACTGA
- the mutM gene encoding bifunctional DNA-formamidopyrimidine glycosylase/DNA-(apurinic or apyrimidinic site) lyase, which yields MPELPEVETTRRGIAPHLEGQRVSRVVVRDRRLRWPIPEDLDVRLSGQRIVSVERRAKYLLINAEVGTLISHLGMSGNLRLVELGLPAARHEHVDIELESGLMLRYTDPRRFGAMLWSLDPLNHELLLRLGPEPLTDLFDGERLFQLSRGRSMAVKPFIMDNAVVVGVGNIYATEALFAAGIDPRREAGGISRARYLKLAIEIKRVLAAAIERGGTTLRDFIGGDGQPGYFQQELFVYGRGGQPCKACGTELREVKLGQRASVYCPRCQR from the coding sequence ATGCCGGAATTGCCAGAAGTAGAAACCACCCGGCGCGGTATTGCGCCCCACCTCGAAGGCCAGCGCGTCAGCCGCGTGGTGGTGCGCGACCGGCGCTTGCGCTGGCCGATCCCGGAGGACCTGGATGTGCGCCTGTCGGGGCAGCGCATTGTCAGTGTCGAGCGGCGCGCCAAGTACCTGTTGATCAATGCCGAGGTCGGTACGCTGATCAGCCACCTGGGCATGTCGGGCAACTTGCGGCTGGTCGAGCTGGGTTTGCCTGCGGCCAGGCATGAACATGTCGACATCGAGCTGGAGTCGGGGCTGATGCTGCGCTACACCGACCCGCGCCGCTTTGGTGCCATGTTGTGGAGCCTGGACCCGCTGAACCACGAGCTGCTGCTGCGCCTCGGGCCTGAGCCGCTGACGGACCTGTTTGACGGTGAGCGGCTGTTCCAGCTGTCCCGTGGGCGGTCGATGGCGGTCAAGCCGTTCATCATGGACAACGCGGTGGTGGTGGGGGTGGGCAACATCTACGCCACCGAAGCGCTGTTTGCCGCAGGCATCGACCCACGGCGCGAGGCGGGCGGGATTTCACGGGCGCGCTACCTGAAGCTGGCAATCGAGATCAAGCGGGTGCTGGCGGCGGCGATCGAGCGCGGTGGTACCACCCTGCGCGACTTCATCGGTGGCGATGGGCAGCCGGGGTACTTCCAGCAGGAATTGTTCGTCTACGGGCGAGGCGGGCAGCCGTGCAAGGCGTGTGGCACGGAGTTACGCGAGGTGAAGCTGGGGCAAAGGGCGAGCGTGTATTGCCCGCGCTGCCAGCGCTGA
- a CDS encoding HDOD domain-containing protein, with the protein MPPQPQIMVDLQFEQYMPDPDLETIAKLISQDPGLSGALLKLVNSPHFGLSNKIGSIQRAVNLLGSRSIINLINAQSIKGEMSDETIVTLNRFWDTAQDVAMTCLTLAKRTGVQAADEAYTLGLFHDCGVPLMLKRFPDYMDVLVQAYAQADEETRVVDTENRVFNTNHSVVGYFTAKSWRLPEHLTAAIANHHNALAVFRDESARNTQSQLKNLLAVLKMAEHICASYRVLGNQAVDHEWNVVGPLVLDYIGLSEYDFENLKQNIRELSGH; encoded by the coding sequence ATTCCGCCGCAACCGCAGATCATGGTCGACCTGCAGTTCGAGCAGTACATGCCTGACCCGGACCTGGAAACCATCGCCAAGCTGATTTCCCAGGACCCGGGCCTCTCGGGCGCCTTGCTCAAGCTGGTCAACTCCCCGCACTTCGGCCTGTCCAACAAGATCGGCTCGATCCAGCGCGCAGTAAATTTGCTGGGCAGCCGTTCGATCATCAACCTGATCAACGCCCAGTCGATCAAGGGCGAGATGAGCGACGAGACCATCGTTACCCTCAACCGCTTCTGGGATACCGCCCAGGATGTGGCGATGACCTGCCTGACCCTGGCCAAACGCACCGGTGTCCAGGCCGCAGACGAGGCTTACACCCTGGGCCTGTTCCATGACTGTGGGGTGCCGCTGATGCTCAAGCGCTTCCCGGACTACATGGATGTGCTGGTGCAGGCCTATGCCCAGGCCGACGAAGAAACGCGCGTGGTCGACACCGAAAACCGCGTGTTCAACACCAACCATTCGGTGGTCGGCTATTTCACCGCCAAGTCCTGGCGCCTGCCCGAGCACCTCACGGCAGCCATCGCCAACCACCACAACGCCCTGGCCGTGTTCCGTGACGAGAGCGCGCGCAATACCCAGAGCCAGCTGAAAAACCTGCTGGCGGTGCTGAAGATGGCCGAGCACATCTGCGCGTCCTACCGGGTGCTGGGCAACCAGGCGGTGGACCACGAATGGAACGTGGTCGGCCCGCTGGTGCTCGATTACATAGGCTTGTCGGAATACGATTTCGAAAACCTCAAGCAGAACATTCGCGAGCTGAGCGGGCACTGA
- a CDS encoding class I SAM-dependent rRNA methyltransferase, giving the protein MSLPSLRLKANADRRLRAGHLWVYSNEVDVTATPLQGFQAGQQAVLEAANGKPLGIVALSPNNLICARLLSRDIKLPLDKSLLVHRLNVALSLRERLFDKPCYRLVYGDSDLLPGLVVDRFFDILVVQLASATMEAHKDDVIAALVQVLKPGGILFKNDSAARDAEGLQRYVETVYGEVPDWVALEENGVKFEAPVREGQKTGWFYDHRMNRARLAPYVKGKRVLDLFSYIGGWGVQAGAFGASEVFCVDASGFALDGVERNAALNGISEKLTCIEGDVFEALRELKAAEERFDVIIADPPAFIKRKKDLKNGEAAYRRLNEQAMRMLNKDGILVSASCSMHLPEDDLNNILLTSARHLDRNMQLLERGGQGPDHPVHPAIAETRYIKSITCRLLPNS; this is encoded by the coding sequence ATGTCCCTGCCCAGCCTTCGCCTCAAAGCCAATGCCGACCGCCGCCTGCGCGCCGGCCACCTGTGGGTCTACAGCAACGAAGTCGACGTCACCGCGACCCCGCTGCAAGGCTTCCAGGCCGGCCAGCAGGCCGTTCTCGAGGCAGCCAACGGCAAGCCGCTGGGCATCGTCGCACTCAGCCCGAACAACCTGATCTGCGCCCGCCTGCTGTCGCGCGACATCAAGCTGCCGCTGGACAAGTCGCTGCTGGTACACCGCCTGAACGTCGCCCTGTCGCTGCGCGAGCGCCTGTTCGACAAGCCGTGCTATCGCCTGGTCTACGGCGATTCCGACCTGCTGCCGGGCCTGGTGGTCGACCGCTTCTTCGACATCCTCGTGGTGCAGCTGGCCTCGGCCACCATGGAAGCGCACAAGGACGATGTGATCGCTGCCCTGGTGCAGGTGCTCAAGCCTGGCGGCATCCTGTTCAAGAACGACTCCGCCGCGCGTGACGCCGAAGGCCTGCAGCGCTATGTCGAGACCGTCTACGGCGAAGTGCCCGACTGGGTGGCGCTGGAAGAGAACGGCGTCAAGTTCGAAGCCCCGGTGCGTGAAGGCCAGAAGACCGGCTGGTTCTACGACCACCGCATGAACCGCGCGCGCCTGGCGCCGTACGTGAAAGGCAAGCGTGTACTCGACCTGTTCAGCTACATCGGTGGCTGGGGCGTGCAGGCCGGCGCGTTCGGCGCCAGCGAAGTATTCTGCGTCGATGCCTCGGGCTTTGCCCTGGATGGCGTGGAGCGTAACGCTGCCCTGAACGGCATCAGCGAGAAGCTGACCTGCATCGAAGGCGACGTGTTCGAAGCCCTGCGCGAGCTCAAGGCTGCAGAAGAACGCTTCGACGTGATCATTGCCGACCCACCCGCCTTCATCAAGCGCAAGAAAGACCTGAAAAACGGCGAAGCGGCCTACCGCCGCCTGAACGAACAGGCCATGCGCATGCTGAACAAGGATGGCATCCTGGTCAGCGCCTCGTGCTCGATGCACCTGCCCGAGGACGATCTGAACAACATCCTGCTGACCAGCGCCCGCCACCTGGACCGCAACATGCAGCTGCTCGAGCGCGGCGGCCAGGGCCCGGACCACCCGGTACACCCGGCCATCGCCGAGACCCGCTACATCAAGAGCATCACCTGCCGCTTGCTGCCAAACAGCTGA
- the ilvD gene encoding dihydroxy-acid dehydratase has translation MPDYRSKTSTHGRNMAGARALWRATGMKDEDFKKPIIAIANSFTQFVPGHVHLKDLGQLVAREIERAGGVAKEFNTIAVDDGIAMGHDGMLYSLPSREIIADAVEYMVNAHCADAIVCISNCDKITPGMLMAALRLNIPVIFVSGGPMEAGKTKLASHGLDLVDAMVIAADSTASDEKVAEYERSACPTCGSCSGMFTANSMNCLTEALGLALPGNGSTLATHADREQLFLTAGRTIVELCKRYYGDNDQSVLPRNIANFKAFENAMMLDIAMGGSTNTILHLLAAAQEGEVAFDLRDIDRLSRKVPQLCKVAPNIQKYHMEDVHRAGGIFSILGSLARGGLLHTDLPTVHSASMEEAIAKWDITQTDDEAVHTFFKAGPAGIPTQTAFSQSTRWETLDDDRENGCIRSFEHAYSQEGGLAVLYGNIALDGCVVKTAGVDESIHVFEGNAKIFESQDSAVRGILADEVKAGDIVIIRYEGPKGGPGMQEMLYPTSYLKSKGLGKACALLTDGRFSGGTSGLSIGHASPEAAAGGAIGLVRDGDKVLIDIPNRSINLLVSDEELAERRIEQDKKGWKPAEVRPRKVTTALKAYALLATSADKGAVRNKAMLEGL, from the coding sequence ATGCCTGATTATCGTTCCAAGACTTCCACCCATGGCCGCAACATGGCCGGCGCCCGTGCCCTGTGGCGCGCAACCGGGATGAAGGACGAAGATTTCAAGAAACCGATCATCGCCATCGCCAACTCGTTCACCCAGTTCGTCCCGGGCCATGTGCACCTGAAGGACCTGGGCCAGCTGGTTGCCCGCGAGATCGAGCGCGCCGGTGGCGTGGCCAAGGAATTCAACACCATCGCGGTCGATGACGGCATCGCCATGGGCCACGACGGCATGCTGTACTCGCTGCCAAGCCGCGAGATCATCGCCGACGCCGTGGAATACATGGTCAACGCCCACTGCGCCGACGCCATCGTGTGCATCTCCAACTGCGACAAGATCACCCCCGGCATGCTGATGGCCGCCCTGCGCCTGAACATCCCGGTGATCTTCGTTTCCGGCGGCCCGATGGAAGCCGGCAAGACCAAGCTGGCCAGCCACGGCCTGGACCTGGTCGACGCCATGGTCATCGCCGCCGATTCCACGGCTTCCGACGAAAAAGTCGCCGAATACGAGCGCAGCGCCTGCCCGACCTGCGGTTCGTGCTCCGGCATGTTCACCGCCAACTCGATGAACTGCCTGACCGAGGCCCTGGGCCTGGCCCTGCCGGGCAACGGCTCGACCCTGGCCACCCACGCCGACCGCGAGCAGCTGTTCCTCACCGCCGGCCGCACCATCGTCGAGCTGTGCAAGCGCTACTACGGCGACAACGATCAGTCGGTACTGCCGCGCAACATTGCCAACTTCAAGGCGTTCGAAAACGCCATGATGCTCGACATCGCCATGGGCGGCTCGACCAACACCATCCTGCACCTGCTGGCCGCAGCCCAGGAAGGCGAAGTCGCGTTCGACCTGCGTGACATCGACCGCCTGTCGCGCAAAGTGCCGCAGCTGTGCAAAGTGGCGCCGAACATCCAGAAGTACCACATGGAAGACGTGCACCGCGCCGGCGGCATCTTCAGCATCCTCGGTTCGCTGGCCCGTGGCGGCCTGCTGCACACCGACCTGCCGACCGTGCACAGCGCCAGCATGGAAGAAGCCATCGCCAAATGGGACATCACCCAGACCGATGACGAAGCCGTGCACACCTTCTTCAAAGCCGGCCCTGCCGGTATCCCGACCCAGACTGCGTTCAGCCAGTCGACCCGTTGGGAAACCCTCGACGACGACCGCGAAAACGGCTGCATCCGCAGCTTCGAGCACGCCTACTCGCAAGAAGGCGGCCTGGCCGTGCTGTACGGCAACATCGCCCTCGACGGTTGCGTGGTGAAAACCGCCGGTGTTGACGAATCGATCCACGTGTTCGAAGGCAATGCCAAGATCTTCGAGAGCCAGGACAGCGCCGTGCGCGGCATCCTCGCCGACGAAGTGAAGGCCGGCGACATCGTGATCATCCGCTACGAAGGCCCGAAAGGCGGCCCGGGCATGCAGGAAATGCTGTACCCGACCTCGTACCTGAAGTCCAAAGGCCTGGGCAAGGCTTGCGCCCTGCTCACCGACGGCCGCTTCTCGGGCGGTACCTCGGGCCTGTCGATCGGCCACGCCTCGCCGGAAGCGGCTGCCGGCGGCGCCATCGGCCTGGTGCGCGACGGCGACAAGGTATTGATCGACATCCCTAACCGTTCGATCAACCTGCTGGTCAGCGACGAAGAGCTGGCCGAGCGCCGCATCGAGCAGGACAAGAAGGGCTGGAAACCCGCTGAAGTACGCCCACGCAAAGTGACCACCGCGCTGAAGGCCTACGCCCTGCTGGCGACCAGTGCCGACAAAGGTGCGGTGCGCAACAAGGCGATGCTCGAAGGGCTCTGA